GTGCCGGCGCACCGCATGGAACAAGTGAAAGCGCTGATTGCGGCTGTAGCCGACCAGTTTATCGTCGACGATCCTGCCAAGCCGGACACTTTTCTGGGTCCGGTCGTCTCCCGCGCGCAATGGGAACGTGTTCAGACGCTCATCGCCAGCGGCATTGACGAGGGCGCTTCCTTGGTGATCGGTGGGTTGGGAAGGCCCCCGCACCTCGACAAGGGATGGTTCGTACGCCCCACTGTCTTCGCCGACGTTGAACCGGACATGGAAATTGCTCGTGTGGAAATTTTCGGGCCAGTCTTGTCGATTTTGTCATATCGGGACGAAGAACACGCGATAGCGCTCGCCAACGACACCAACTACGGCCTCGCCGCAAGGGTCCAAGGGTCGCCGGAGCGTTCTGCAAGGGTCGCTAGAAGGCTACGCAGCGGGTTTGTCAGCGTGAACGGCGCGCCCTGGAGCAGCGCATTGCCTTTTGGCGGTTACAAGCAATCTGGAAACGGCCGGGAAGGTGGAGCTATGGGCCTCGCGGAGTATCTCGAAGTTAAAACCTTGGCCGGCGCTTGAGGTTGATGAACTCTGCGGTCCTGAAGGTCATTGAAAAACTAAAATCTGCGCGCGTTCATCGATGCAAGCAGTCTTGGAAGAATCGATTTTGTGTGCGGGGTCGAGCGAACGCGTCCGGCTAACCCGATACTGCGATCGAAGCTCGGTGTCGAAAATCCCATTGGGAGGGCTTATGGCGTGGGTAATGTTAGGTGTGGCTGGTCTCTTGGAGGTGGTTTGGACCTATTTCATGAAGCAATCGGACGGCTTTACTCGAATGACGCCATCCGCAATCACGATATTGACGATGATTGCAAGTTTCTCACTGCTTTCCATGTCGATGAAAACGCTACCACTGGGGACGGCCTATACCGTCTGGACAGGTATTGGAGCCGTTGGTGCGTTCTTGGTAGGAATAATCGTGCTCGGTGAAGAGGTTAGCCCGTTGCGCGTCTTGGCAGCTTCGCTGATAGTCAGCGGGCTTGTCATCATGAAGTTTTCGGCTGCAAGCTGAAGTTCGCGGCGAACGAAGCGATGGATGACTTTGCCTGCCAACGTTGGAGACTGGCCTGACGTGATGGCATGGACGGCCCCTGCACCAGCGTAGCTGTGCAATGATGCGGCCGTTGTAGGTCCATGTGTGGACGACCCCTGCGGCGCAAGAGCTTTTGTTTAATGATGAGCACCGGTCGGGTGCATCCATGTGTTCGGCCTGTTCGCGCAGCGCCGCATGGCTGCTGGCCCTGATGAAGTCCGCAGGCAGGCTCCCTAATCACGTCATCGCGCTCGAAGCGCTGTGACCCCCTGGGTTTTGCCGACCCCCGGTCTGACCGGTTTGTCATCACTACTCAGCTACTCCTACGCCATCCTCTCGCTGGCGTTACCCAGCAGCGGGGAAGACGGTCATGCGGCCGGCGCCGC
This sequence is a window from Sphingopyxis sp. USTB-05. Protein-coding genes within it:
- a CDS encoding multidrug efflux SMR transporter — its product is MAWVMLGVAGLLEVVWTYFMKQSDGFTRMTPSAITILTMIASFSLLSMSMKTLPLGTAYTVWTGIGAVGAFLVGIIVLGEEVSPLRVLAASLIVSGLVIMKFSAAS